A section of the Artemia franciscana unplaced genomic scaffold, ASM3288406v1 Scaffold_2569, whole genome shotgun sequence genome encodes:
- the LOC136042965 gene encoding uncharacterized protein LOC136042965, translating to MERNSFHHYFRVSQERLTNKFTRLKYESQVVNPVYNPKISPGPAIVNISSKKLSYVEEKVLEQGPKFSFLPKQVPVADLIASLESSLHKCSALVSNPDTVRSCLINTLYNTSLKLPNSPNNAMEKSYDTKVLNKLRKDSSIIITKADKSNSIVIMNKTDYDGKIQSHLNDTTTYVKSTHDQTDQFAQK from the coding sequence ATGGAAAGGAATTCATTCCACCATTATTTCCGTGTGTCACAAGAGAGACTCACTAATAAGTTTACAAGGTTGAAATATGAGTCTCAAGTGGTCAACCCAGTTTACAATCCTAAGATAAGTCCTGGACCTGcgattgtaaatatttcatctaaaaagcttagctatgttgaagaaaaagtcctagaacaagggccaaaattttcgtttttaccgAAACAAGTTCCAGTTGCAGACTTGATAGCATCTTTAGAATCCTCTCTCCACAAATGTAGTGCTCTTGTTTCAAACCCGGATACAGTTAGATCTTGTTTAATTAACACTCTTTACAACACCTCATTAAAACTTCCTAATTCTCCCAATAATGCAATGGAAAAATCATATGACacaaaagttttgaataaacTCCGTAAAGATTCCtcaataataatcactaaagcCGATAAAAGCAACTCCATAGTAATTATGAATAAGACTGATTATGATGGTAAAATTCAGTCACATTTAAATGATACAACCACTTATGTTAAATCAACCCATGACCAGACTGATCAATTTgctcaaaaa